From one Bos indicus x Bos taurus breed Angus x Brahman F1 hybrid chromosome 7, Bos_hybrid_MaternalHap_v2.0, whole genome shotgun sequence genomic stretch:
- the LOC113896651 gene encoding olfactory receptor-like protein OLF4 codes for MEASNNTQISGFLLLGLSKEPKLQPFIFELFLSMYLVTVFGNLLIILAVSSDHHLHTPMYFFLSNLSFVDICFTSTTIPKMLWNIQTQSKVITYEGCITQMYFYILFAGLDDILLTVMAYDRYMAICHPLHYTVIMSSQLCGSLVLISWLMSVLYSLLHSLMVLRLSFRPTVKIPQFFCELNQVVQLASSDNFLNNIVMYFAAVLMGVGPFAGILYSYSKIVSCICKISSAQGKYKAFSTCVSHLSVVFLFYFTALGIYLSSAATHTSHSSTIASVMYTVVTPMLNPFIYSLRNKDIKGALKNLYLMPSIKDLLY; via the coding sequence ATGGAAGCAAGTAACAATACACAAATTTCAggatttcttcttctgggactttcAAAGGAGCCCAAACTACAGCCCTTCATCTTTGAGCTTTTCCTCTCCATGTACCTGGTAACTGTgtttggaaacctgctcatcatcctggctGTTAGCTCAGACCACCACctccacacacccatgtacttcttcctctccaacctgtcctttgtGGACATCTGCTTCACTTCCACCACCATTCCAAAGATGCTGTGGAATATCCAGACCCAGAGTAAAGTAATCACATATGAAGGCTGTATCACCCagatgtatttttatattctttttgcaGGATTAGATGACATTCTCCTGACTGTGATGGCCTATGATCGGTACATGGCCATCTGCCACCCACTACACTACACGGTCATCATGAGTTCCCAGCTCTGTGGATCGCTGGTTCTAATATCTTGGTTAATGAGTGTCCTGTATTCCTTGCTACACAGTTTAATGGTGTTGCGATTGTCCTTCCGCCCCACTGTGAAAATCCcccaatttttctgtgaactcaaTCAGGTGGTACAACTTGCCAGTTCTGataattttcttaataacatAGTGATGTATTTTGCAGCTGTACTGATGGGTGTTGGTCCTTTTGCTGGTATCCTTTACTCTTACTCTAAAATAGTTTCCTGCATATGTAAGATTTCATCAGCTCAAGGgaaatataaagcattttctaCCTGTGTGTCCCACCTCTCGGTtgtcttcctattttattttacagcCTTAGGAATTTACCTTAGCTCTGCTGCTACCCACACCTCACATTCAAGTACAATTGCCTCggtgatgtacactgtggtcacacccatgctgaatcccttcatctacagtctgaggaacAAAGATATAAAGGGGGCTCTGAAGAATTTATATTTGATGCCAAGTATAAAAGACCTATTATACTAG